One bacterium DNA segment encodes these proteins:
- a CDS encoding bifunctional 3,4-dihydroxy-2-butanone-4-phosphate synthase/GTP cyclohydrolase II, protein MAGARTRSTKGPLADTAELIEEIRRGRMVILVDDEDRENEGDLTMAADAVTPAAVNFMAKHGRGLICLTLEEAKVRALGLPPMAADNTAHYGTAFTVSIEARHGVTTGISAADRATTILAAIAPDATPDDLVRPGHIFPLKAVPGGVLRRAGQTEGSVDLARLAGRAPSGVICEIMNDDGTMARMPDLRKFARRHGLKIGSIADLIRYRLANDSLIRRAADAVIPMGQWGDFRAIMYENDVDSFHHLALVKGEFGPKDRVLVRVHSECLTGDVFGSQRCDCGEQLHRALDMIVAEGRGVILYMRQEGRGIGLLNKLRAYELQDQGLDTVQANIQLGFKPDLRDYGIGAQILADLGLHHLRLMTNNPKKIVGLKGYGLDIVERVPIEVRPHSRNRRYLKTKKAKMGHLFEKV, encoded by the coding sequence ATGGCAGGTGCGCGCACGCGCAGCACGAAGGGGCCGCTCGCGGACACCGCGGAGCTGATCGAGGAGATCCGCCGGGGCCGGATGGTCATCCTCGTGGACGACGAGGACCGCGAGAACGAGGGCGACCTGACGATGGCCGCCGACGCGGTGACGCCGGCGGCGGTCAACTTCATGGCCAAGCACGGCCGCGGGCTGATCTGCCTGACGCTCGAGGAGGCGAAGGTGCGCGCGCTGGGGCTGCCGCCGATGGCCGCGGACAACACGGCGCACTACGGCACGGCCTTCACGGTCTCGATCGAGGCGCGCCACGGCGTGACCACGGGCATCTCGGCGGCGGACCGCGCGACGACGATCCTCGCCGCGATCGCGCCGGACGCGACGCCCGACGACCTGGTCCGCCCGGGGCACATCTTCCCGCTCAAGGCGGTGCCCGGCGGCGTGCTGCGGCGCGCCGGCCAGACCGAGGGCTCCGTGGACCTCGCGCGGCTGGCGGGGCGCGCCCCCTCGGGGGTGATCTGCGAGATCATGAACGACGACGGCACGATGGCGCGCATGCCCGACCTGCGCAAGTTCGCGCGGCGCCACGGGCTGAAGATCGGCTCCATCGCCGACCTGATCCGCTATCGGCTGGCGAACGATTCGCTCATCCGGCGCGCCGCCGACGCGGTGATCCCGATGGGCCAGTGGGGCGACTTCCGCGCGATCATGTACGAGAACGACGTCGACTCCTTCCACCACCTCGCGCTGGTCAAGGGCGAGTTCGGGCCGAAGGACCGGGTGCTCGTGCGCGTGCACTCGGAGTGCCTCACCGGCGACGTCTTCGGGTCGCAGCGCTGCGACTGCGGCGAGCAGCTCCACCGCGCGCTCGACATGATCGTCGCCGAGGGCCGCGGCGTGATCCTCTACATGCGCCAGGAGGGCCGCGGCATCGGGCTGCTCAACAAGCTGCGCGCCTACGAGCTGCAGGACCAGGGACTGGACACCGTGCAGGCGAACATCCAGCTCGGCTTCAAGCCGGACCTGCGCGACTACGGCATCGGCGCGCAGATCCTCGCCGACCTCGGCCTGCACCACCTGCGGCTGATGACGAACAACCCGAAGAAGATCGTCGGCCTCAAGGGGTACGGGCTGGACATCGTGGAGCGGGTCCCGATCGAGGTGCGCCCGCACAGCCGCAACCGGCGCTACCTGAAGACGAAGAAGGCCAAGATGGGCCACCTGTTCGAGAAGGTCTAG
- the ribH gene encoding 6,7-dimethyl-8-ribityllumazine synthase — protein sequence MGTVFEGRIEGKGRRFAIVVSRFNDFITGRLLEGAQDALVRNGVAAADIDVAWVPGAFEIGFAAQALQRTGAKKGGQRYDGIICLGAIIRGATPHFDYLAAEVTKCLAQIMLEGPAPVINGVILADTVDQAVERAGAKLGNKGFASALGALEMADLAARLRA from the coding sequence ATGGGAACGGTGTTCGAGGGACGGATCGAGGGGAAGGGGCGGCGCTTCGCGATCGTCGTCTCGCGGTTCAACGACTTCATCACGGGCCGGCTGCTCGAGGGCGCGCAGGACGCGCTCGTGCGCAACGGCGTGGCCGCGGCCGACATCGACGTCGCCTGGGTCCCCGGCGCCTTCGAGATCGGCTTCGCGGCGCAGGCGCTGCAGCGGACCGGCGCGAAGAAGGGCGGCCAGCGCTACGACGGCATCATCTGCCTCGGCGCCATCATCCGCGGCGCGACGCCGCACTTTGACTATCTCGCGGCCGAGGTCACCAAGTGCCTGGCGCAGATCATGCTCGAGGGGCCGGCGCCGGTGATCAACGGCGTGATCCTGGCCGACACCGTCGACCAGGCGGTCGAGCGGGCCGGCGCGAAGCTCGGCAACAAGGGGTTCGCGTCCGCCCTCGGCGCCCTGGAGATGGCCGACCTTGCAGCCCGGCTCCGCGCCTAA
- a CDS encoding bifunctional nuclease family protein, giving the protein MDDQDPQLMTVRGLTLDPVTNAPIVILKAEGGARLLPIWIGLFEANAIALVLENITSPRPMTHDLLKNVIELLDASVRQVVVDSLRENTFYASVYLRTGGQERRLDARPSDAIALALRAGAPIFVTRDVLSRTKEVELVEDLGEPEQWRQWLERIQPADFGAGGGRGTADDPERNGRAD; this is encoded by the coding sequence ATGGACGATCAGGATCCCCAGCTCATGACCGTGCGCGGGCTGACGCTCGACCCGGTGACCAACGCGCCCATCGTCATCCTCAAGGCGGAGGGCGGGGCTCGGCTGCTGCCGATCTGGATCGGGCTCTTCGAGGCCAACGCGATCGCGCTCGTGCTGGAGAACATCACGTCGCCGCGGCCGATGACCCACGACCTGCTCAAGAACGTCATCGAGCTGCTGGACGCGAGCGTGCGGCAGGTCGTGGTCGACAGCCTGCGGGAGAACACCTTCTACGCCTCGGTCTACCTGCGCACGGGCGGGCAGGAGCGACGCCTCGACGCCCGGCCGAGCGATGCCATCGCGCTGGCGCTGCGCGCCGGGGCGCCGATCTTCGTGACCCGGGACGTGCTCTCGCGCACCAAGGAAGTCGAGCTCGTCGAGGACCTCGGCGAGCCCGAGCAGTGGCGCCAATGGCTCGAGCGCATCCAGCCGGCGGACTTCGGGGCCGGTGGCGGCCGCGGAACAGCGGATGATCCAGAAAGGAACGGACGTGCAGATTGA
- the nusB gene encoding transcription antitermination factor NusB gives MQPGSAPNAARGQRPGRRRQAREFALQILYQGRTGGGPLEASIASFWESQGVPAPDIRAFAEELVRGAEEHRAELEERIAAVSEHWDPERMAAIDRAILHLAAFELLHREDIPPKVSINEYIEIAKKFSTEDSGAFVNGILDRIWREHGAGPGAG, from the coding sequence TTGCAGCCCGGCTCCGCGCCTAACGCCGCCCGGGGCCAGCGCCCGGGGCGGCGGCGGCAGGCGCGGGAGTTCGCGCTGCAGATCCTCTATCAGGGGCGCACCGGCGGCGGGCCGCTCGAGGCGAGCATCGCCTCCTTCTGGGAGAGCCAGGGCGTGCCCGCGCCGGACATCCGCGCCTTCGCCGAGGAGCTGGTGCGCGGCGCCGAGGAACACCGCGCCGAACTCGAGGAGCGCATCGCCGCGGTCTCCGAGCACTGGGACCCCGAGCGCATGGCGGCGATCGACCGGGCGATCCTGCATCTGGCGGCGTTCGAACTGCTTCACCGCGAGGACATACCGCCGAAAGTCTCCATCAACGAATACATCGAGATCGCCAAGAAGTTCAGTACCGAGGACTCCGGGGCGTTCGTCAACGGCATCCTCGACCGGATCTGGCGCGAGCACGGCGCCGGCCCGGGCGCCGGCTGA
- a CDS encoding riboflavin synthase translates to MFTGLIQEIGTVLGAERRAGFLRLRVGYDPARGALRPGDSMAVNGVCLTAAALAEGSFTADLSGETQRRTTLGGLRAGAKVNLERPVSASDPLGGHVVLGHVDAVGRIRRVRPGSAGHELLVAAPAEIMALLVPKGSVAVDGVSLTAGALERDGFWLYLIPETLARTTLGGRKVGDEVNLEADYLAKLVKRFVDRMPAGAAGARRTDHAED, encoded by the coding sequence GTGTTCACCGGCCTGATCCAGGAGATCGGGACCGTGCTCGGCGCCGAGCGCCGCGCGGGCTTCCTGCGCCTGCGCGTGGGCTACGACCCGGCGCGCGGGGCGCTGCGGCCGGGCGACTCGATGGCGGTCAACGGCGTGTGCCTCACGGCGGCGGCGCTGGCCGAGGGTTCCTTCACGGCGGACCTCTCCGGCGAGACGCAGCGGCGCACGACCCTCGGCGGACTGCGGGCCGGCGCGAAGGTCAACCTCGAGCGGCCGGTGAGCGCGAGCGACCCGCTCGGCGGCCACGTCGTCCTCGGCCACGTCGACGCGGTGGGCCGCATCCGGCGGGTGCGGCCGGGGAGCGCGGGGCACGAGCTGCTGGTGGCGGCCCCCGCGGAGATCATGGCGCTGCTCGTGCCCAAGGGCTCGGTCGCGGTGGACGGCGTCAGCCTCACCGCGGGCGCGCTCGAGCGCGACGGCTTCTGGCTGTACCTGATCCCCGAGACGCTCGCCCGCACGACGCTCGGGGGGCGCAAGGTCGGCGACGAGGTCAACCTCGAGGCCGACTACCTGGCGAAGCTGGTGAAGCGGTTCGTGGACCGGATGCCGGCGGGCGCGGCGGGCGCGCGCCGGACCGACCACGCCGAGGATTAG
- a CDS encoding response regulator, with the protein MIARKILLVDDDVTLRELLADALEREGYTILQAGNGEEGVAAALNGKPDLVISDIVMPEMDGWQLCQTLRSLPSTKTVPFLFLSSLDQAPQKLRAQRLGADDYITKPFHLATILEKVRTLSARVDQRERVLAGGEEHVAIEKLETMLVDTLEFLRATRRTGVISVSSGADKGLVYMEAGILKHAVLGGRRGEDALLGMLHLPGSQVHFKEGAYPDLPANVKVPWEEFMAKLLGGGQGGPHAP; encoded by the coding sequence ATGATCGCGCGCAAGATCCTCCTCGTCGACGACGACGTCACGCTGCGCGAGTTGCTCGCCGACGCCCTCGAGCGCGAGGGCTACACCATCCTCCAGGCCGGCAACGGCGAGGAGGGGGTGGCGGCGGCCCTCAACGGAAAGCCCGACCTGGTGATCTCGGACATCGTCATGCCGGAGATGGACGGCTGGCAGCTCTGCCAGACCCTGCGCAGCCTGCCGTCGACGAAGACCGTGCCGTTCCTCTTCCTCAGCTCCCTCGACCAGGCGCCGCAGAAGCTGCGGGCGCAGCGCCTGGGCGCCGACGACTACATCACGAAGCCGTTCCACCTCGCGACGATCCTCGAGAAGGTCCGGACCCTCAGCGCGCGGGTCGACCAGCGCGAGAGGGTGCTGGCGGGCGGCGAGGAGCACGTCGCGATCGAGAAGCTGGAGACGATGCTCGTCGACACGCTCGAGTTCCTGCGCGCGACGCGCCGCACCGGCGTGATCTCGGTCAGCTCGGGCGCGGACAAGGGGCTGGTGTACATGGAGGCCGGCATCCTCAAGCACGCCGTTCTCGGCGGCAGGCGCGGCGAGGACGCGCTGCTCGGGATGCTGCACCTGCCCGGGAGCCAGGTGCACTTCAAGGAGGGCGCCTACCCGGACCTGCCGGCCAACGTGAAGGTCCCGTGGGAGGAGTTCATGGCGAAGCTCCTGGGCGGGGGGCAGGGCGGGCCGCACGCCCCATGA
- a CDS encoding biotin transporter BioY, with product MRQPAAGLHRAVLVALFAVLTAVGAFIRVPLPGVPFTLQVPAVLLAGVALGPWLGAASQLAYIAMGLLGLPVFASGGGPGYVLTPTFGFLVGFVAAALVTGLVAGDPARSGTPRVAVALALGIAAIYLVGVPWFSWNLAVYQHKTVAPATLWRFASVLLPLDLVKAALLVPVVRAIRRRGGLAPRGV from the coding sequence ATGCGCCAGCCGGCGGCGGGGCTCCACAGGGCGGTGCTTGTCGCGCTGTTTGCGGTCCTCACGGCGGTCGGGGCCTTCATCCGGGTGCCGCTGCCCGGCGTCCCCTTCACGCTGCAGGTGCCCGCGGTCCTGCTCGCCGGCGTCGCGCTGGGCCCGTGGCTCGGCGCCGCCAGCCAGCTCGCCTACATCGCCATGGGGCTGCTCGGGCTGCCGGTCTTCGCGTCGGGGGGCGGGCCCGGCTACGTGCTGACGCCGACCTTCGGCTTCCTCGTCGGCTTCGTGGCGGCGGCGCTGGTGACGGGCCTCGTCGCGGGCGACCCCGCGCGCAGCGGCACCCCGCGCGTGGCGGTCGCGCTCGCGCTGGGCATCGCGGCGATCTACCTCGTGGGCGTGCCCTGGTTCTCGTGGAATCTTGCGGTGTACCAGCACAAGACGGTCGCACCCGCCACGCTGTGGAGGTTCGCCTCCGTCCTGCTGCCCCTCGACCTCGTCAAGGCGGCACTGCTCGTGCCGGTCGTGCGGGCCATCCGCCGGCGTGGCGGCCTGGCGCCGCGCGGCGTTTGA
- a CDS encoding integration host factor subunit beta — protein MTKSELIEQVAEKIEGLTKKQTEVIVNEIFDSVKNALASADDPRVEIRGFGSFKVKGRRSREGRNPKTGSQVSISAKRVPVFKAGKELRERVNRAAL, from the coding sequence ATGACGAAGTCCGAGCTCATCGAGCAGGTGGCGGAGAAGATCGAGGGCCTGACGAAGAAGCAGACCGAGGTCATCGTCAACGAGATCTTCGACAGCGTGAAGAACGCGCTGGCTTCCGCCGACGACCCGCGCGTCGAGATCCGCGGCTTCGGCTCCTTCAAGGTCAAGGGGCGCCGCTCGCGCGAGGGGCGCAACCCGAAGACCGGGAGCCAGGTGAGCATCAGCGCCAAGCGGGTTCCGGTGTTCAAGGCCGGCAAGGAGCTGCGCGAACGGGTCAACCGCGCCGCCCTGTGA
- the ribD gene encoding bifunctional diaminohydroxyphosphoribosylaminopyrimidine deaminase/5-amino-6-(5-phosphoribosylamino)uracil reductase RibD: MSGRRQFMARALALAERARGRTSPNPMVGAVIVGGGAVVGEGYHARAGDAHAETVALAAAGEAARGADLYVTLEPCAHQGRTPPCVDAIVAAGIARVFAAMRDPNPLVDGRGLARLREAGVAVKVGLLGAEAARLNEVYCKHVTTGLPHVTLKIGMSLDGKTATRSGEARWITGEESRRRVHELRNVTDAVLVGIGTVLADDPDLTCRLPGTECRHPDRVVIDSHLRIPNKARVLAHRNKGRTILVAGPHAPAARVRELGELGAEVVTADGGARRVEPEAVLRRLAGLGITSVLVEGGSEVAASFLDAGVVDKVVFFIAPLLIGGREAPPVIGGRGAGPLAEALRLRDVRWSPAGEDIMVEGYVQEPACSPA, encoded by the coding sequence GTGAGCGGTCGCCGCCAGTTCATGGCGCGGGCGCTCGCCCTCGCCGAGCGGGCCCGGGGCCGCACGAGCCCGAACCCGATGGTCGGGGCCGTGATCGTGGGCGGCGGCGCGGTGGTCGGCGAGGGGTATCACGCCCGCGCCGGCGATGCCCACGCGGAGACCGTGGCCCTCGCGGCCGCGGGGGAGGCCGCCCGCGGAGCCGATCTCTACGTCACCCTGGAGCCGTGCGCGCACCAGGGGCGCACCCCGCCGTGCGTCGACGCCATCGTCGCCGCCGGCATCGCGCGGGTCTTCGCGGCGATGCGCGACCCCAACCCGCTCGTGGACGGACGCGGGCTGGCGCGGCTGCGGGAGGCCGGCGTGGCGGTCAAGGTCGGGCTGCTCGGCGCCGAGGCGGCGCGCCTCAACGAGGTCTACTGCAAGCACGTCACGACCGGCCTCCCGCACGTGACGCTGAAGATCGGGATGAGCCTCGACGGCAAGACCGCCACGCGCTCCGGCGAGGCGCGCTGGATCACGGGGGAGGAGTCGCGGCGGCGGGTGCACGAGCTGCGCAACGTCACCGACGCGGTGCTCGTGGGCATCGGCACGGTCCTCGCCGACGACCCCGACCTGACGTGCCGGCTTCCCGGCACCGAGTGCCGCCACCCCGACCGCGTCGTCATCGACAGCCACCTGCGCATCCCCAACAAGGCGCGGGTCCTCGCGCACCGCAACAAGGGGCGCACGATCCTCGTCGCCGGGCCGCACGCGCCGGCCGCCCGCGTGCGCGAGCTGGGCGAGCTGGGCGCCGAGGTCGTCACGGCCGACGGCGGCGCCCGCCGCGTCGAGCCCGAGGCCGTGCTGCGGCGCCTCGCCGGCCTGGGCATCACGAGCGTCCTCGTCGAGGGCGGCTCCGAGGTCGCGGCGTCCTTCCTCGACGCCGGCGTCGTCGACAAGGTCGTCTTCTTCATCGCGCCGCTGCTCATCGGCGGGCGCGAGGCGCCGCCGGTGATCGGCGGCCGGGGCGCCGGCCCGCTCGCCGAGGCGCTCCGGCTGCGCGACGTGCGCTGGTCGCCGGCCGGCGAGGACATCATGGTCGAGGGGTACGTGCAGGAGCCGGCGTGTTCACCGGCCTGA
- a CDS encoding histone deacetylase, whose product MTATGFLYDPAFLEHRTPAGHPESPHRLARIVDHLDRSGLRGRLLDVAVGPADRESLAAVHRPEYLERIERLGEGWIDPDTYCSPGSWTAAVLAAGAVCRALDACREGRIARAFCAVRPPGHHAEPARGMGFCLVNNAAVGARYAQRLGYARVMVADFDVHHGNGTQAAFYEDDSVFYFSTHEYPHYPGTGASGERGIGRGAGCTHNVPLRAGSGDAAMREAWDGLFRADVAAFRPDCCIVSAGYDLHEGDPLADLRVTDDGVRGIIRSILEACAGIPVVFTLEGGYNLATLARCVGITVEELLG is encoded by the coding sequence ATGACCGCGACGGGCTTCCTCTACGACCCGGCCTTTCTCGAGCACCGCACGCCCGCCGGGCACCCCGAGTCCCCTCACCGGCTCGCGCGCATCGTCGACCACCTCGACAGGAGCGGGCTGCGCGGGCGCCTGCTCGACGTTGCCGTGGGCCCGGCGGACCGCGAGAGCCTCGCGGCGGTGCACCGGCCCGAATACCTGGAGCGGATCGAGCGTCTTGGCGAGGGCTGGATCGACCCGGACACGTACTGCTCCCCCGGGTCGTGGACGGCGGCGGTGCTGGCGGCGGGCGCGGTCTGCCGCGCGCTCGACGCCTGCCGCGAGGGACGGATCGCGCGCGCCTTCTGCGCCGTGCGGCCGCCCGGGCACCACGCCGAGCCGGCGCGCGGGATGGGCTTCTGCCTCGTGAACAACGCGGCGGTCGGCGCCCGCTACGCGCAGCGGCTCGGATACGCGCGGGTCATGGTCGCGGACTTCGACGTGCACCACGGCAACGGCACGCAGGCCGCCTTCTACGAGGACGACAGCGTCTTCTACTTCAGCACCCACGAGTACCCGCACTACCCGGGCACCGGCGCGTCGGGCGAGCGCGGCATCGGGCGGGGGGCGGGCTGCACCCACAACGTGCCGCTGCGCGCCGGCAGCGGGGACGCCGCCATGCGGGAGGCCTGGGACGGGCTCTTCCGGGCCGACGTCGCGGCGTTCCGACCCGACTGCTGCATCGTCTCCGCGGGCTACGATCTGCACGAGGGCGACCCGCTCGCCGACCTTCGGGTCACCGACGACGGCGTGCGCGGCATCATCCGGAGCATCCTCGAGGCCTGCGCCGGCATCCCGGTCGTCTTCACCCTCGAGGGCGGCTACAACCTCGCCACGCTGGCGCGCTGCGTCGGCATCACGGTCGAGGAACTCCTGGGCTGA